A window of Methylocaldum szegediense genomic DNA:
CGTCGACCGAGCCACCTCGACGACGGTATCTGCGCTTCGAACCGCGGTCATTGTGGCCCAAGCCCTCACCGATCAAAAGCTGGTGTTAGATCAGATTTCCGCCCTCAACACCACAACCGGCAACCTCATCGCCTCCACGTCGCGCCTCCTCAAACAACAGGCGGCCCAGACGCACGAGCAAGCCACCAGCTCTGCCGTTTCCCTGGATCAGCTGAAACAGGCGTTCGAGAACATTTACGAAACCATGGACGCCATAGCGACTTACAAAACTGAAGCGCTGGCCAATATGAAACAAACCGTGGACCTTCTATCGCACGAAGTCGACAAGGCCAAGACCTATCTCGACCGAGTCCGCAGCGAGCAGCAAGCCGAGGTAATCAAGGAACTCGAGTTGGGCGAAACCGACGAGGTTCGTCTCTGAAACCGGGTGTGGAAGGTTCTAAGAAATCCTTTTGAACCGAAGTTCGTATTCTCGCGGTGAAACAGGCTCGAAACGGAAGTGTCGAACTATGCGAACGGCTCTTTAGCCGGCCTAGCGAATCAAGGAGGTGAATCATGGCTGACGTTCCGGTACGCAGAGAGGAAACCACACCATCCCACGCGCTCACTACAATCGAGGAGATGGATCGGTTTTTCGAGCGCATGGAGCAGGCATTCGAGGATTTCTTTCCTAGAGGGTGGCTGACGCCTTTTCGCTGGCAAAGGCCATGGTGGCGTCGGGTCCTTCCTCCCATCGAGGCTCGCTTGCCGAACATGGACCTTATCGACCGAGACGAGGAAGTCGTGGTGCGAGCCGAACTTCCCGGCGTGGAAAAGGACAAGCTGGATGTGAGCCTTACCGACAACGCCCTGACGGTCCGCGGAAGCACCGGTTACGAGGAGAAGGAAGAGAAGGGTGACTACTACCGCTGTGAGATCGGTCGCGGCGCTTTCAGTCGCACCATTCCCCTGCCGGCTGCTGTGGACAGCGAGAAGGCAAAGGCGAAGTTCCAAAACGGCGTGCTAGAGATAACCCTGCCCAAAGTGGAAAAGGCCAAGCGCCGCACTGTTAAGGTTGAGTGAGGCGTTCGCGTCCCTCAAAGAACGGTCTCCCGTATTCCGCACGCATCATCCGGGCGTGGCTAGGTAACCAGCCTGCAGCGTGGCGAAATGCGGGGGACCATGACTGCGATCTGTTGCAGCACAAGATTCCTCTATGCTAGAACGACGGTCGCGATCTGTGCGGTGTTTCGGCGCCATCGACGCGCTCAATGGCCGTAAAGTCATGGAGAACGCGCGTATGGCACGTGGGTCGGCACCCCTTCGTTCACGCGATGGACCGTGCTTGACAGTGTTTCACCTCATGTCCATCATTCGCACGCCATCGGCAAAATCGCCCCTTGGATTTTCGATCCGCCCTAGCCGCAAGATGAAAATTTTTGACGTGGCGCAGCACGTCCAGCCGTACGTCGATGCTTTCAATAGGTATCGTGGTTCCGGTCGGATGAAGGCATCCGCGTGGAGCAGGCGGAGAAGCTGCGGCTATTGATCCACTGAATCCACCCTATGCCCGCTTCCTTCGAACGTACTTGGCGCGCCCTCGATGCCGACTCTCCATGGCCTAGAACCTTCGGCATCGGGCTTGCAAGCCTATTGTTGGGAGGATGGCTGATCTGGTTCCTCGGCGGGCAAGTCAAGGTTTACGAAGTCTCGGATAGAACCAGCCTGGAAGTTGCGATCGCCGCGCATCCGATCGCAACCCGGATCGACGGACGGGTGGTGAGGGCCCAGCTGGAACTGGGCCGCCGAGTCAAGAAGGGAGAGGTGCTGGTCGAACTCGATGCCGAAGCTGAACGCCTCGCCCTCGCCCGCAGTGAAGCGCGCCTGGCCAGCTTCAAGGCCCAAGCCGCTGCCTTGCGCCCGGAAATCGAAGCACGCGAAGCCGGTCTTGCGGCCTATTTCGGCGCCAAGACGTTATTGGTTGCCGAATCTCGCGCTAATACCGAGGAAGCGATGGCGCAAACCCGATTCGCCGAATCACAGGCAGCCGCCCGGCGGATGCTGGCAAGCCGTAAACTCGTGTCCGAGGAAGCTCTTCAGGAAGCCGAAGCCAAGGCCAAAGCCGGCCATGCGGCGGTCCGCGCGCGCCAGGCGAACACAGGTCGCATGAGCCGGGAAGCCGAGGTCGAAATCGCCGACCGCCGGGCGAAGATCGCCGAACTCCAGCGCAAGCTAGCCGATCTGGAAGGTCGAGCATCGGCCGAGGAGGCCGAGGCGCGTACCATTCAGCAGCGGATCGATGCACATTTCATCCGGGCTGCCATCGACGGGTACCTAGGACGGGTCGAAATTGTGCGCGCCGGCACTGTGGTACAGGCCGGACAGGTATTGGGCGCAGTGGTTCCCGACGGCGAACCGCATGCGGTAGCCTGGTTCGGTAGTTCCGCGGTGGGCCGAATCCGACCGGGCCAGAAGGCCCGACTGCGGCTGGACGGATTTCCTTGGACCCAGTATGGCACGCTGGCGGCAACGGTCGACTCGGTCGGCAACGATCCTCTGGGCGACCGTGTTCGGGTCGAACTTGTTCTCCGCCCCGAATCGACGCCTTCCATTCCCTTGGCGCATGGCCTTACTGGCACGACGGAGATCGAAGTGGAGCGAATATCCCCGGCCCGGCTGGTACTGCGGGCCGTTGGGCGCTGGTTGACCACGCGAACTGCCAAGGCCGAGCAAACGAGCGTGGACATATCGAAAGGGAAATGAATCGCAGTGGCAACGGGTATTTTTTCACTTCCGGCTTATAGGGAGTTCCGCTATGCTTTTTCGCGATGCTGGAGATTGTCACCCCGCAGTTACATGTGTGAAGTCAACGTGTCGGAGAACGACATGAAAGTAAAAAGCAAAGTCAGAGCCGGCGGTCCTGTCCTGCAGCGCTGCGAGACCTTCCGCCGCTGATGTTCAGCGAGCGGTGGAAAAACCGTTCCCGCTATCCTGAAAAATGCACGATGAGGTAAATCGCATGAAAGTAAAAAGCAAAGTCAAAGCCGGCGGTGCTAAATTTAACCGCTGCGAGACCTTCCGTCGCTGATCCTCGCTGACCGGCGATAAAGACCGTTCCCGCCATCTAAAGCGGGAACGGTTTTTTTCGTGCCGGCATTCGCCCGATCCACGTTGGCCGATTCCGCGATGAAAACGTTCCCGCGCCGCTTTCTCGTCCCCGAAGTCGTCCAAACCTCGCTCATGGACTGCGGGCCGGCGGCGCTCAAGTCTTTGCTCGAAGGTTTCGGCATCCGGGTGAGTTACGGGCGATTACGGGAAGCCTGCCAGACCGACGTGGACGGGACATCCATCGATACCCTGGAAGAACTCGCCAAGTTCCTGGGGCTCGATGCCGAGCAGGTCATGCTGCCCCCGGACCATTTGCTGATCCCCGAGGCCGGCGCCTTGCCCGCGATCGTCACGGTTTGCCTGCCTTCCGGGCTGCCCCACTTCGTGGTAGCCTGGCGCCGGCACGGCGGCTGGGTACAACTGATGGACCCCGCGTCCGGCCGCTGCTGGCAGACCCGCAAGTACTTTCTTAGGAATCTGTACATCCATCGCATGAACGTGTCCGCCGCCGATTGGGCGGAATGGGCGCGTTCGGACGATTTTCTCATCCCACTGAATCGCCGCTTGCGCGAATTGGGACTCGAGAACACCGCCTCCGCCCTATCCGCCGAGGCGGCGGAAACACCCGGCTGGCAATCCCTGGCGGCACTCGATGCCGCTACCCGACTGACCGCTTCGCTGGTTCGCGGCAAGGGACTCAAGCCCGGCCGGGAAGCCTATGCCGTGCTGGAAGACGTCTGGCATCGGGCGGCCTCGTCGCCCGAAGAAGCGCTCCGGTTCATCCCGGAAGCTTATTGGTCGGTGCGCCCGGCGCCGCCCGAAGACGAGACGGAAGAAGAGGAAATCCTGCTCAAGGGCGCGGTCCTGATCCGGGTGAAAGGACACCTGGCCGAGCGTCCCGCGGCGGAAAGCGAGGATGAGGAAACATCCGCGCCGCTCAACATCGAGCTCGCCGCCGCCCGCGCCGAGGCCCCGCCGCGCCCGTTGCGAGAATTGCTGGAGTTGATGCACGGCGACGGATGGTTGTCCTTTACCGCACTAGGCGGCGGTCTGCTGCTGACGGCATTGGGCTTTGTCCTCGAAGCGTTGTTGTTGCGCGGCGTACTCGATCTGGGCCACGACCTTCAATTAATGCCGCAGCGGCTTGCCGCCTCCGGCTACTTGCTGCTGTTCGTCCTCGCCCTGCTCTGGCTGGAACTGCACGTCACCGATGGGTTGCTTCGGTTGGGTCGCCGCCTCGAAACACGCCTCCGCATCGCCGTGCTGGAAAGGATACCGCGCTTGCCCGATCAGTATTTCCGCAGCCGCCCGGTTTCCGACATGGCCGAGCGCAGCCATGTTGTGCATCGGCTCGGGCGCCTGCCGCAACTGGGCGGGCAATTGCTCCGCGCAGTCATGACTCTCATCATTACCGGTGCGGCCATCGCCTGGCTCTATCCCGCCGGAGCGCCGATCGCCGCGCTGTCGGTGGTACTCGGAGTGGGATTGCCGCTGGCTTTCAACGGCAGTATCGAGGAACTGGAATTGCGGGCGCGAACCCACAACGGCTCGCTCATCCGCTTTTATCTGGATACCCTGCTGGGGCTCTCGGCGATCCGTTCCCATGGCGCTGAAGCGTCGATACGCCGGGAACAGGAAGACCTCATGGTGGCCTGGGGCGACGCCCGGGTGCA
This region includes:
- a CDS encoding Hsp20/alpha crystallin family protein, which gives rise to MADVPVRREETTPSHALTTIEEMDRFFERMEQAFEDFFPRGWLTPFRWQRPWWRRVLPPIEARLPNMDLIDRDEEVVVRAELPGVEKDKLDVSLTDNALTVRGSTGYEEKEEKGDYYRCEIGRGAFSRTIPLPAAVDSEKAKAKFQNGVLEITLPKVEKAKRRTVKVE
- a CDS encoding HlyD family secretion protein, which codes for MPASFERTWRALDADSPWPRTFGIGLASLLLGGWLIWFLGGQVKVYEVSDRTSLEVAIAAHPIATRIDGRVVRAQLELGRRVKKGEVLVELDAEAERLALARSEARLASFKAQAAALRPEIEAREAGLAAYFGAKTLLVAESRANTEEAMAQTRFAESQAAARRMLASRKLVSEEALQEAEAKAKAGHAAVRARQANTGRMSREAEVEIADRRAKIAELQRKLADLEGRASAEEAEARTIQQRIDAHFIRAAIDGYLGRVEIVRAGTVVQAGQVLGAVVPDGEPHAVAWFGSSAVGRIRPGQKARLRLDGFPWTQYGTLAATVDSVGNDPLGDRVRVELVLRPESTPSIPLAHGLTGTTEIEVERISPARLVLRAVGRWLTTRTAKAEQTSVDISKGK
- a CDS encoding ATP-binding cassette domain-containing protein is translated as MKTFPRRFLVPEVVQTSLMDCGPAALKSLLEGFGIRVSYGRLREACQTDVDGTSIDTLEELAKFLGLDAEQVMLPPDHLLIPEAGALPAIVTVCLPSGLPHFVVAWRRHGGWVQLMDPASGRCWQTRKYFLRNLYIHRMNVSAADWAEWARSDDFLIPLNRRLRELGLENTASALSAEAAETPGWQSLAALDAATRLTASLVRGKGLKPGREAYAVLEDVWHRAASSPEEALRFIPEAYWSVRPAPPEDETEEEEILLKGAVLIRVKGHLAERPAAESEDEETSAPLNIELAAARAEAPPRPLRELLELMHGDGWLSFTALGGGLLLTALGFVLEALLLRGVLDLGHDLQLMPQRLAASGYLLLFVLALLWLELHVTDGLLRLGRRLETRLRIAVLERIPRLPDQYFRSRPVSDMAERSHVVHRLGRLPQLGGQLLRAVMTLIITGAAIAWLYPAGAPIAALSVVLGVGLPLAFNGSIEELELRARTHNGSLIRFYLDTLLGLSAIRSHGAEASIRREQEDLMVAWGDARVQLFRVQWLAEGLQAAAGFGLAVWLLFDYAASVSDPAGALLLAYWALHIPALGEEIALLARQYPMHRNLALRLIEPLRAPVEWDATPTVQPPEASLPGVEIVLENVTVHAGGQTLLHAIDLHIPSGSHVAIVGPSGAGKSSLVGLLLGWHRAAEGEVRIDGELLDAARIDLLRRYLVWIDPAVRLWNRSLLDNLFYGAQPGADLSWTLGAAELLGIVERLPDGFQTLLGEGGGRLSGGEGQRVRVGRGLLRSNPRLVILDEPFRGLERPLRRTLLERTHAHWRDTTLLCITHDVGETLGFERVLVVDGGHIVEDGAPAELAENPESLYRALLDAETSVHEEIWGDPRWRRLRVEDGKVQERRIPEAEKAAAFPVGWGRDVAGFTEN